CCAATTATGACTCATCTATTTCACTTGAAGATGATTTGTAGCGTATGGAATTTTAAGGGATTAAAAGAAATCGATTTTAAAAGTGGTTTGCAAAATGCAAAAAAGAAAACCCGACTAAATCGGGCTAGATTTTTCACTTAATAAGAAAAGCAATCACCGATTTCTTGGTAAGATTTCCTTTTTAGGAACCTTGAAAAGTTCAGCCGCTTTCTCTGGGGTCAATATTCCGGCATCGACCATTAACTGAGCATCTTCTTTATGGGCATCGTCATGTCCTTGAGCATAGGCCCCTTGTCTCTCGTAAAGCAAGTCTGTCATACCGTCAACCTCGTTCAAAAGAATTTCGTCGGTGTACCCTGTCAAAGATACATCTTTGATGAAATCCTTGTCAAGTAGGCTTTTTAACTTTTCTTCGGGAATATCTTTTTCTTCAAGGACATCGCGGAAAATGCGTAACATATCAGCTCGGGTAGACTGTTCTCGAACTTCTAGGGGTGTTCTATCTTCTATTGCGAAAAACTTTTCGAGTTCTATCAAATAGACATCCAACTTGTCATAAAAGTGACGCCGATTGCGTACGAGTTGTGAGTGATGAAGATAGGTGTTTCTTTCTAGAGGAAATTGGTTTTCGGTCAAGATTGAGAGCACATAAATGTGTGGCAATTTGTAGGTTTGCGATTTTTTAACGGTGCGGGTAAAAACCCGAGATGTGTAATAAATAAGACGATCAACGAAAAATTTGTTGTAATTCTGCTGAACTTCGATAAGGATGGGCGCGCCTGCTTCCGTAGTGCCGTATATGTCAAAAATGGCTGTTTTATCGTTTAGAACACCAGGATTTTCTTGAACACCTAAAGTAAACGATTTGATGGCGTTTCCTCCTGTAAGTTCAAGCATAGCATTCAAAAATTTTACTGTACGTTCGGGTTTTGCCTCGTTCGCTATAAGCATTTTGAAAATGCCATCGCTAAAAGGATAAACGTTCCTATACGTTTTGCGATATTCTGCCAAATGTTCAGGATGCTCATGGACGTCTTTTACCATAGCGAAAAATTCATTGCGATTCATAATCATTCCCCTATTTGGTTTAGGGCAAACAAAATACATCAAATATTTTTGAAAATGTGAAAGTTTGCAAATTTTGCAAACAACCGTTAGCAAAAATTGAAAGATTGCAAACAATAGCCAACATTTAGAACCATTTCCCAATTGGTCAATTTCGTAAAGCCCAGATTTTGTATATTCAATCTGTTGTATGCAAATAAATAAAATAACGATCACCCAGGCGATTGAATTTTTTAAAAAGAAGGATTTGTGGGCGAAAATCGCCTTTACCATAATCTTTCTTTCGTATTTATCTTTTTGTCACACGTGTTTTAATCCAATTGCGGGGGAAGACTTTCCTATTTATGAGAATAATTATCCGGGGGATTTGTATGGCTTTCGGGCGAAAAATAAAGGCGCAAAGCAATGCGAGTTGGATGGCAAGAAAATTTTCCTAGAACGGGAGAATCAGAACGAATCTTTTTGGTATGACTTTTTTGTTGAAACCCATGCTCCCTATGTTTGGCATCTCCAGTATCAGGACGATGACAATGCAAGAAAAAATATTTTGACATATCGGTTTGAGCCCCGTGGAGGTATTGGGGCAGTTGTTCAGGGAACGGGCATCGGAATTGATGAACGGCAAGATTCTATCTTAATTTTTTATGATGCTGAACCACTAGATGGCTTTACAATTGAGCCTAGTCCGTTTAGCAATAAAATTGTAATCGAGAAAGGGAGTCACTATCGAGGTAGTAGTGTAGCACGCTGTTTTATGAGGTGGTTCAATTGATCAAGAAACTAATAGATAAACTCTTTACCTTGACTGCTTTTATTTCTGCAGTGTGCTTGGCAGTTCATTATGCGCCAACGTCCATGATTTTTGTAGATAATAGTCTTGATTCTGTTTCCGACAGACCGGATGCGCTGTTGTTTTCTTTAGTGACGCTTGCGTCGGCTATTTTGTTATTACTGGATGTATTCTCGCTGAAAATTAAGATTGTCCAAAATCAAGTTTGGAAGATTTTTGCGGCGATTGGAATTATTCCGATTCTGCCTTACGCCTTGTTTGGGTTAATCTTGTTCGTGTTTGATATCATCTACTATATAAAAACATTTTTTTAATTTTTAGTCAGTTTGTTTTAGCGGGTATATTAAAAAGATTGATAGTCCACAAGTAGACTAAAATCCCTTAAAAACTGAAATTTTATATCTTTTCGGTAATTATGATTTTACTCGTCGCCGAAAAACCTTCTGTTGCCAATCAACATTACAAGCCAATGCTGGAGCGTATTGAGGGTGAAAAGTTTACGCAAGGCGACGGATGCCTAATCGGCAAGAACCATTGCATCACATGGTGCGTGGGTCACTTGATTACGCTTGCTCCGTTGGACGCCTACCCCGGTTTCGAGGGCGGTTGGCGACTTTCGAACTTGCCGCTTTTGCCTGAAAAATTCAAGTTGATGGAAATCGAGAGCACGCGAAAGCAGCTCGCGGTTGTGCGCGACATGATGGCAAGGGCGGATGTTCTTGTGAACGGCGCGGACGCGGGTCGTGAAGGTAATTTGATTTTCGACTTGATTCTCGACTACACGCCGGACTTCCGCAAAAAACAAATCAAGCGTTTGTGGGTGAACAGCTATGTGGCAAAGGACTTGGACAAGGCTTGGAAGAATCTGGAAGACGCGACGGAACGTTTGAACTTGAGCTATGCGGCAAGGCTCCGCCAGCGTGCCGACTGGATGGTCGGACTGAATGCGACTCGTGCATACACGCTCACTGCCGGGCGCGGAAAGATGATTTCTGTGGGGCGTGTGCAGACACCGACACTGAACTTGGTCGTGGAACGCGATGCAATTGTCGAGCAGTTTAAGGAACTGTTCTATTACAGCGTTGTGGGGACGTGGAAAGGGTTCCAGGCGCAATTATTAGACGAAAGACGTGGTTCGGCAGGCTCACCAACCTTGACGAAAGACGAAAGGGGACAACGTCATCCTGAACAACGTGAAGGATCCAGTGAAGTAATAAAAGGCGATGCAGGTACGGCATCCGGCACGACAGCAGAGGCGAAAGTCGCGACAGAGGCGAAGGTCGCGGCGGACAAGCAAAGCAATTTAAAAGTTGCGATTTTCGAGAAAGAAGAACCAGCGCAGGCTGTTATAGACAAATGCTCGCCGCCGGAAGAAGCAACAATTGCAAAGGTTGACATCCAACAAAAAAAGCAGTTCCCGCAAAAGCCATTCGACTTGACGGAACTGCAAAAAGAGGGCAACAAGCGTTTTAAATACAGCGCCCAGCAAGTTCTCGACTGCGCCCAAAACTTGTACGAAAAGAAATTGCTCACCTATCCGCGTACAGACTCACAATACTTGCCGGACACGATGCAGCAAGAAGCATACGCGCTTGCACAAAGGCTTGCCACACCGCAAGAAAAATCAGTCATGCGCAGCGTGAACGAAAACTTTGTCTTCATCAACTCCAGTAAAGTCACAGACCACTTTGCCATTATTCCCACGGGAGAAGAACCGCAAAACCTCCCTGAGATGGAAGAGAACATCTACAAGCTCGCAAAAGAACGCTTTGTGCAGGCATGGCTCAAGCCGTATGTTTGGAGCGAAATGGAAGTGCTACTACAGACGAGAGACGAGAGAGGAGAGACGAGTGATAGCAACGTCATCCTGAGTGATAACGAAGGATCCAGTGACAATTCAGCCCTTCAACTGGGCGCAGGGACCTCGGAGCTGTTCCGGTTGAAGCTCAAGCGAAATGAAGATTTAGGTTTCCGTGCACTCGTCAAGGAAGAAAAGAAGAAAGGCAAGAAGACGAAAGACGAGAGACGAGAGACGAGAGATAATGCAACAGCGGAAGACTCAAAGGGCGATGGCGATGACATCACGAACATTGTCGAGACGTTCCCGGAATGGAATCTCGGGGACCATGCTCCATTTGACAGTCTAGAACTGCAAAAGAAAAAGAAGAGCAAGCCCAAGTACTTCACCGAAGCAACACTCCTTGCCGCGATGAAAACGGCGGGCAAGCAAATCGAAAACGAAGAACTTGCCGAAGCCATGAAGGAACGCGGTCTCGGAACGCCAGCCACGCAAGCAGGCATCATTGAAACGCTCAAAAAACGCGGATTCATCGAAGCGCAAAAGAATTATCTTGTCAGCACCCAGCGCGGACGCGAAGTCATCGCGCTCATGGACGAAAAAGTCAAATCGCCCGAAATGACCGGTGAATGGGAATTCAAGCTTTCGCAAGTTGAGAAAGGCAAGCTCACGCCAATCGAATTCCGCGACGGCATCGTGAATTACGTCAAGGAACTCTTCGAACATTTGCGTCAAAAATACGGCAGCCAGTTCGAACGCGAAACCGTCACCGACGCGATTCCTTGCCCGAAATGTTCCAGCCCGCTCGAAATTGCGCCGTGGGGCTACGTCTGCAAAAATGAGGAATGCGGTTTCAAGGCGGGCCACACCATTGCCGGCCGCACATTGAGCCATGCCGAAATGGCGACACTCCTCAAAACAGGCAAGTCCGATTTGCTCAGCGGATTCAAGAGCAAAAAAGGAACAACATTCAGCGCCACGCTCACATTAGGCGATGACGGCAACATCGGCTTTGAATTTTCCGACGACGCCCGTGCCAAAACGCCAACCAATTACAAATGCCCCAAGTGCGGCAAAATGCTTTTGGATTCCGGGAACCGCCTCATCTGCGAAGGGAGCGACGTCACCACATCGAACAACGAAAATGGCGACCCGACACTCACGCCAGACACAGCCCCGACTTGCGACTTCGTTTTCTACAAGACGATTGCCGGGCATGTCATGAGCGACACGGAAATTGCAGAACTTTTCAGCAACGGCACGACCGAAATCATCTGCGGATTCTTGACCAAGAAAGGAACGACTTTCAACGCCAAAGTCGTCTGGGACAAGGATTTCAAGGCGACATTCGCTTTCGAGAACGACGGCCATTTCCACGGCACCGAAACCAAGTTCAACTGCCCGCTCTGCAAAAAGAAACTCGAAGAAAACAAGAACGCCATTTTCTGCCCAGCTTGTAACTTTACCCTGTTCAAGTCCGTTGCTGGCAAAAAGCTCCGCGTAGCAGACATTAAGGCTCTCCTCACCGGCGGCAAGACAGAACTGTTGACCGGATTCAAGAGCAAGAAAGGAACAGAATTCGACGCCTACCTAAAGCTCGGCGAAGATGGTCGCACGAATTTTGAATTTGTCCACAGAGACCTTCCCTGCCCTTGTTGCGGCGACCAACTGCGATTCCGTAGCGGCACGACCACGCAAACGCCAAACGGAGAAGTGCAAACACTTGCCGCCTACGTGTGCATGAATCCCGCCTGCAATTACGGGATTCCCAAAACATTCTTCAAGCGTGATTTTTCCGACGAAGAAGTCGAAACGCTCCTCAAGAACAAATCTACGCCAATCCTTGAACCGTTCAAGAAGAACGACACGACATTCAGGGCTGCGCTAGAACTCCGCGAAGGCGGGAAGATAGCATTCAACAAGCTTACCGTGGAAGTGATAAAGAAGGGGTAACCATCAAAACCCGCCGAAGCATCCATCACTACCAGCAAGGCGAGTGAAGCGAAAACAAACTTGTTTGTTTTCATTTCCGAGCCGTAAAGGGAGGCGCTTGCGCCTCAACGAGGTTCGAGATTTTCAATCTTAAAATTCTTCTTAGAATTTAATCTCGAACGAGTCGCCTTTTTTCCTGTTTTTTTAGAGGATTTGGAGTTTTTACGGGAGTTATTGTTCATTTGACGCCTACGGCGTCCGCGGCTGCACTCGGTTATAAAATTATGCAAGCATAATTTTGCAACACTCGTTTTGCACGCTCTTTTGACATAAGGATTGCCTTTGGTGTATATCCATACACCGATTTTAATTAAACTTTTTTTGTGGAAAACGAACTCCCACCCATGGGAGTTCTTTAATCTTTTAGAATTTGTTAAAATGTTTACTCAATTTTAACACAACGAACAGAATATCCGTTCGACTTTTCTCCACGACGATTCTTTTGTGTACCTGTATTATCATCGCTATTTACAGAAACAAAAGCAGAATATGCAAATAAAGTGACATCATATTCTTGTTCCTGCGGATATGTCCAAAAAACAGCATCTGTCAAATTTTTAAATGTTCCATTTTCAAATCTAACCCCACCACCGATTAAGGAGAACCCACTAGCATTGTTACCATGGAAACATTGCGAACGAAGACCTTTTATTCCATCACCATATTCATCATTATAATCTCTTATTATTTCGAAATCATCCCAAGTAAACAAGCGCCATCCATCAGGGCAAATTCCCTGATGATCACGTCTAATTTTTTTATAACAACTTTCAGTATTGCATCGGCTCGGCAACTGCATCATTTCAGCCCACTGATACAAGCCACCATACTTGTCACAATTCGTGGTATCGTTATTGTAGCAATAGCGTTCGATCTTCGTATCGTCATTTTGGTCATTTTCACCAAGAACCATTTCACCGATATTCAAATTTTCGGCCATAACGGTTACCTTTTCCCCAGTCTTTGAAGAAACTGCGGTATAGTAGTAATAACTACGGCCATTACGCGGGTCGGTAAACTGTTTGTAGATTGTATCCCTAAGATTCCAATTATCCGCAAGACATTTAAAATGGTCATACGGAACATACTCGCTACTGGAGGATACTTTTTTACTTGAGCTCGATGCAGGAGCGACAGAAGATGACGAGACAATCTTTTGGCTAGAACTGGATTCTACTTTTTTGCTAGAAGAGGATTGCTTACTGCTACTGGATCCTTCGCTACTGCTCAGGACAACGGAAGAAGAAGAAACCGTCTTGACGGAAGACGAGGAAGTAATCTTTTGACTAGAACTTGATGGATCCCCTTCGCTACGCTTCGAGGATGACGACTTCACGTCATTGCGAGGAGTCGAAGAGGACGAAGCAATCTTTTGGCTACTAGAAGAAGATACATCCTTCTTATTGCTTGAAGAGGAAGAAGATTCTTCCTTTTGAATACTGCTGGAAGAATCTTTTTCTTCGCTATTGGGTGACGTACCGCTATCGCCGCCACAAGCGATGAGGGCTATGGACAAGAAAAGAGCTAGCAGAGATTGCTTCGCTACGCTCGCAATGACGCTATTCATTCCAAACTTTCTCATTCTGTACTCCTTTTTCAGCAGCAAGCGCAAAACAAGCACATGCCGCAGACCTCTTCCATATACCCAATAAATATTAGAAATTTATTATTAAGCACCTCAAGAGGTCCTGAGACCATAGGCCACAGAACCCGTTTGAGGTGTAAGAATTAACCCTTATTGACTTCCGGGATACCGATTTC
This is a stretch of genomic DNA from Fibrobacter sp. UWB4. It encodes these proteins:
- a CDS encoding FISUMP domain-containing protein, coding for MRKFGMNSVIASVAKQSLLALFLSIALIACGGDSGTSPNSEEKDSSSSIQKEESSSSSSNKKDVSSSSSQKIASSSSTPRNDVKSSSSKRSEGDPSSSSQKITSSSSVKTVSSSSVVLSSSEGSSSSKQSSSSKKVESSSSQKIVSSSSVAPASSSSKKVSSSSEYVPYDHFKCLADNWNLRDTIYKQFTDPRNGRSYYYYTAVSSKTGEKVTVMAENLNIGEMVLGENDQNDDTKIERYCYNNDTTNCDKYGGLYQWAEMMQLPSRCNTESCYKKIRRDHQGICPDGWRLFTWDDFEIIRDYNDEYGDGIKGLRSQCFHGNNASGFSLIGGGVRFENGTFKNLTDAVFWTYPQEQEYDVTLFAYSAFVSVNSDDNTGTQKNRRGEKSNGYSVRCVKIE
- a CDS encoding type IA DNA topoisomerase translates to MILLVAEKPSVANQHYKPMLERIEGEKFTQGDGCLIGKNHCITWCVGHLITLAPLDAYPGFEGGWRLSNLPLLPEKFKLMEIESTRKQLAVVRDMMARADVLVNGADAGREGNLIFDLILDYTPDFRKKQIKRLWVNSYVAKDLDKAWKNLEDATERLNLSYAARLRQRADWMVGLNATRAYTLTAGRGKMISVGRVQTPTLNLVVERDAIVEQFKELFYYSVVGTWKGFQAQLLDERRGSAGSPTLTKDERGQRHPEQREGSSEVIKGDAGTASGTTAEAKVATEAKVAADKQSNLKVAIFEKEEPAQAVIDKCSPPEEATIAKVDIQQKKQFPQKPFDLTELQKEGNKRFKYSAQQVLDCAQNLYEKKLLTYPRTDSQYLPDTMQQEAYALAQRLATPQEKSVMRSVNENFVFINSSKVTDHFAIIPTGEEPQNLPEMEENIYKLAKERFVQAWLKPYVWSEMEVLLQTRDERGETSDSNVILSDNEGSSDNSALQLGAGTSELFRLKLKRNEDLGFRALVKEEKKKGKKTKDERRETRDNATAEDSKGDGDDITNIVETFPEWNLGDHAPFDSLELQKKKKSKPKYFTEATLLAAMKTAGKQIENEELAEAMKERGLGTPATQAGIIETLKKRGFIEAQKNYLVSTQRGREVIALMDEKVKSPEMTGEWEFKLSQVEKGKLTPIEFRDGIVNYVKELFEHLRQKYGSQFERETVTDAIPCPKCSSPLEIAPWGYVCKNEECGFKAGHTIAGRTLSHAEMATLLKTGKSDLLSGFKSKKGTTFSATLTLGDDGNIGFEFSDDARAKTPTNYKCPKCGKMLLDSGNRLICEGSDVTTSNNENGDPTLTPDTAPTCDFVFYKTIAGHVMSDTEIAELFSNGTTEIICGFLTKKGTTFNAKVVWDKDFKATFAFENDGHFHGTETKFNCPLCKKKLEENKNAIFCPACNFTLFKSVAGKKLRVADIKALLTGGKTELLTGFKSKKGTEFDAYLKLGEDGRTNFEFVHRDLPCPCCGDQLRFRSGTTTQTPNGEVQTLAAYVCMNPACNYGIPKTFFKRDFSDEEVETLLKNKSTPILEPFKKNDTTFRAALELREGGKIAFNKLTVEVIKKG
- a CDS encoding PD-(D/E)XK nuclease family transposase, which produces MNRNEFFAMVKDVHEHPEHLAEYRKTYRNVYPFSDGIFKMLIANEAKPERTVKFLNAMLELTGGNAIKSFTLGVQENPGVLNDKTAIFDIYGTTEAGAPILIEVQQNYNKFFVDRLIYYTSRVFTRTVKKSQTYKLPHIYVLSILTENQFPLERNTYLHHSQLVRNRRHFYDKLDVYLIELEKFFAIEDRTPLEVREQSTRADMLRIFRDVLEEKDIPEEKLKSLLDKDFIKDVSLTGYTDEILLNEVDGMTDLLYERQGAYAQGHDDAHKEDAQLMVDAGILTPEKAAELFKVPKKEILPRNR